From Octadecabacter arcticus 238, a single genomic window includes:
- a CDS encoding DctP family TRAP transporter solute-binding subunit, whose protein sequence is MKMTTKATLAAMLATTVLSGAAYAETLRLSHNTGDTTTWHLGAERFGELLAEKTDGAYDVRVFPNAQLSGGDQMKQAEMVGRGALDIVVTSAINVTPLVPEMAVFSLPYLYANYAQVDATTQGEPAKLLEDILRDKGIEVLAWGENGFREVTNNVRPITSPDDMKGLNMRVAGPMYIDVMNALGANPQQMQWGETMTALQQGVVDGQENPIGAVIIPQQVFEVQKYLTTWHYSYDPIFLGVSTQLWDGLDAEIQEEMRAAATEAMEYQREITRESTEDGVAFLRENGMEVYEPSEDELAAFRTATQPAFDTWADKVGTEIVGSFQDAIAATPAN, encoded by the coding sequence ATGAAAATGACTACAAAGGCCACCTTGGCCGCCATGTTAGCCACAACTGTCCTGTCCGGCGCGGCTTATGCCGAAACCCTGCGCCTGTCGCACAATACCGGCGACACCACGACCTGGCACTTGGGGGCCGAGCGATTCGGCGAGCTTCTGGCCGAGAAAACAGACGGCGCCTACGACGTCCGCGTCTTTCCGAATGCCCAGCTCTCTGGCGGCGACCAGATGAAGCAGGCCGAAATGGTGGGACGCGGTGCGTTGGACATCGTCGTCACGTCCGCAATCAACGTGACGCCGCTGGTGCCCGAAATGGCCGTCTTCTCGCTGCCCTACCTCTACGCCAACTACGCGCAGGTCGATGCGACCACGCAGGGCGAGCCCGCCAAACTGCTGGAGGACATCCTGCGTGACAAGGGCATCGAAGTCCTGGCATGGGGCGAGAACGGTTTTCGTGAAGTCACCAACAACGTCCGCCCGATCACGTCCCCTGACGACATGAAGGGCCTGAACATGCGCGTCGCGGGTCCGATGTATATCGACGTGATGAACGCTCTCGGTGCCAATCCCCAGCAGATGCAATGGGGCGAGACGATGACCGCGCTTCAGCAGGGCGTCGTCGACGGTCAGGAAAACCCGATCGGCGCGGTCATCATCCCACAGCAGGTCTTCGAGGTGCAGAAATACCTGACGACCTGGCACTATTCCTACGACCCGATCTTCCTCGGCGTGTCCACCCAGCTCTGGGACGGTCTGGATGCGGAAATACAGGAGGAAATGCGCGCCGCCGCGACCGAAGCGATGGAATACCAGCGCGAAATCACCCGTGAGAGCACAGAGGACGGCGTCGCCTTCCTGCGTGAAAATGGGATGGAAGTCTACGAGCCGTCCGAAGACGAACTGGCCGCCTTCCGCACGGCGACCCAGCCCGCCTTCGATACATGGGCCGACAAGGTCGGCACCGAGATCGTTGGCAGCTTTCAAGACGCCATCGCCGCGACCCCGGCAAACTGA
- a CDS encoding IclR family transcriptional regulator — translation MKSLDDATPASGSQAVDRALALLQITGHGGGRGVALSELIATSGLGKPTVRRLMLALIARGLVEQDGATRLYHLGEESYVLGTLATPRHGLLEIAADAVVRLAKASGDTAFVNMRRGSSAVCLHREEGAFPIRTHALETGAQHPLGIGAGSLAILSVLPDAEVEVLLVDNAGRLAADYPNYDADLLRRDVATTRARGFALNPGRIVAGSWGVGVALRRPDGSVAGAMSIAAIESRLQPPRDAELAALLTSEARDIELRLARRMPQTALQEDSR, via the coding sequence ATGAAAAGTCTTGATGATGCGACCCCGGCCAGTGGCAGCCAGGCGGTGGATCGTGCGCTGGCGCTTTTGCAGATCACCGGCCACGGCGGTGGGCGCGGTGTGGCACTGTCGGAATTGATCGCGACCTCCGGTCTGGGCAAGCCCACGGTGCGGCGGCTGATGCTGGCGCTGATCGCGCGCGGGCTGGTGGAACAGGACGGTGCCACGCGGCTCTATCATCTAGGCGAGGAAAGTTATGTCCTCGGCACGCTGGCGACGCCGCGCCATGGCCTTCTGGAAATCGCGGCAGATGCGGTCGTGCGGCTGGCCAAGGCGAGCGGCGACACGGCCTTCGTCAATATGCGGCGCGGGTCCTCCGCCGTTTGCCTGCACCGCGAAGAAGGGGCGTTCCCGATCCGCACTCACGCGCTGGAGACGGGCGCGCAGCATCCCCTTGGAATCGGGGCAGGCTCGCTCGCAATATTGAGCGTGCTGCCGGATGCAGAGGTCGAGGTGCTGCTCGTGGACAACGCCGGTAGGCTGGCGGCGGACTACCCGAACTATGACGCGGACCTGCTGCGACGCGACGTGGCGACGACACGAGCGCGGGGTTTCGCGTTGAACCCTGGACGGATCGTGGCGGGAAGCTGGGGCGTGGGCGTAGCCTTGCGGCGCCCCGACGGGTCCGTTGCTGGGGCCATGTCCATCGCGGCGATTGAAAGCCGGTTGCAACCGCCCCGCGATGCCGAACTTGCGGCCCTGCTAACGAGCGAGGCACGGGATATCGAATTACGGTTGGCGCGACGGATGCCGCAGACCGCCTTACAGGAGGACTCAAGATGA
- a CDS encoding acyl-CoA synthetase translates to MQPVSSRVMNLSQFLTGSSRRHPDDIGLVWGDAKWTWSEVEARSTAFAAALRDRYGMRKGDRLLVQSANCNQMFEAAFACWKLGCVWVPANFRQTPEDVAWLAASSGAKGLLAGAEFSDHIAACDAVAFTATIGGAGDDDYDTLVAAYADATVTATTVDRDDPAWFFFTSGTTGKPKAAVLTHGQMAFVVTNHLCDLMPGTGPEDASIVVAPLSHGAGIHQLAQVAHGVKTILPGGTKFEAAEVWRLIAQWRVTNAFTVPTIVKLLVEHPSVHDHDHSSLRYVIYAGAPMYRADQVRALDVLGPVLVQYFGLGEVTGNITVLPPIHHFADDAAMRIGTCGFARTGMQVQVQNAAGHEVAAGETGEVAVIGPAVFAGYHDNSEANATAFRDGWFLTGDLGHMDAEGFLYLTDRASDMYISGGSNIYPREIEEKILLHPAINECAVLGMPDPTWGEVGIAVCVARGDAPDSAALLEWLGTKVPRYKMPKAVVFWEEMPKSGYGKITKKLIRAELVARGDLAGA, encoded by the coding sequence ATGCAGCCAGTTTCGTCCCGCGTGATGAACTTGTCGCAGTTCCTGACGGGCTCCTCTCGGCGGCACCCGGACGACATCGGCCTCGTCTGGGGCGACGCGAAATGGACCTGGTCCGAAGTGGAGGCGCGGTCGACCGCCTTTGCAGCCGCCCTGCGCGACCGCTATGGGATGCGGAAGGGCGACCGCCTGCTGGTGCAGTCCGCCAACTGCAACCAGATGTTCGAGGCCGCCTTCGCTTGCTGGAAGCTCGGTTGCGTCTGGGTGCCAGCCAACTTTCGCCAAACGCCGGAGGATGTTGCCTGGCTCGCCGCCTCGTCTGGGGCTAAAGGATTACTGGCAGGGGCGGAGTTCTCGGACCACATTGCTGCATGTGACGCGGTCGCCTTCACCGCGACCATCGGCGGTGCGGGCGATGACGACTACGACACGCTCGTCGCCGCTTACGCGGATGCGACAGTCACGGCCACCACCGTGGACCGCGACGATCCGGCGTGGTTCTTCTTTACCTCCGGCACCACCGGCAAGCCGAAGGCGGCGGTGCTGACCCATGGCCAGATGGCCTTCGTAGTGACCAACCACCTGTGCGACCTGATGCCTGGAACGGGACCAGAGGATGCTTCCATCGTAGTCGCCCCGTTGTCCCATGGCGCGGGGATTCACCAGCTTGCGCAGGTCGCACACGGGGTGAAGACGATCCTTCCTGGGGGAACGAAGTTCGAGGCGGCCGAAGTCTGGCGGCTGATTGCGCAGTGGCGCGTCACCAATGCCTTTACCGTGCCGACCATCGTGAAGCTGCTGGTTGAGCATCCCTCTGTCCACGATCACGACCATTCCAGCCTGCGCTATGTGATCTACGCCGGTGCGCCGATGTACCGCGCCGATCAAGTCCGTGCGCTAGACGTATTAGGACCTGTCCTGGTGCAGTACTTCGGGCTGGGCGAAGTCACGGGCAACATCACCGTGCTGCCGCCGATCCATCACTTTGCCGATGACGCCGCCATGCGTATCGGTACCTGCGGCTTTGCGCGGACGGGGATGCAGGTGCAGGTGCAAAACGCCGCCGGGCACGAGGTCGCGGCAGGCGAGACGGGCGAGGTCGCCGTCATCGGCCCCGCCGTCTTTGCTGGCTACCATGACAATTCTGAGGCCAACGCCACGGCGTTCCGAGACGGGTGGTTTCTGACCGGCGACCTCGGCCACATGGACGCGGAAGGTTTCCTTTACCTGACCGACCGGGCGTCGGACATGTATATCTCGGGCGGGTCCAACATCTATCCGCGCGAAATCGAGGAGAAGATCCTGTTGCACCCCGCCATTAACGAATGTGCGGTGTTGGGGATGCCGGACCCGACATGGGGCGAGGTCGGCATCGCCGTCTGCGTCGCGCGGGGCGATGCTCCCGATTCAGCCGCCTTGCTGGAGTGGTTGGGGACGAAAGTGCCTCGCTACAAGATGCCGAAGGCTGTCGTGTTCTGGGAAGAGATGCCGAAGTCTGGCTATGGCAAGATCACCAAGAAACTTATCCGTGCCGAGCTGGTCGCGCGCGGGGACCTTGCCGGTGCCTGA
- a CDS encoding 1-deoxy-D-xylulose-5-phosphate synthase N-terminal domain-containing protein has product MSENHLKTIEQRLLWLSHWMIHNANHIRPKADGIKVGGHQASSASMVSIMTALYFQTLRPEDRVAVKPHASPVFHAIQYLMGNQTREKMENFRGYGGVQSYPSRTKDIDDVDFSTGSVGLGVAVTSFASIVQDYIQAKSWGADQKMGRMIALVGDAELDEGNIYEALQEGWKNGLRNCWWIIDYNRQSLDGVVREGLFKRVEQIFDAFGWDVVRVKYGHLQRAAFDESGGDKLRQWIDNCPNQLYSALTFMGGAVWRERLMDALGDQGDVSALIERRSDAELAELMENLGGNCVQTMADTFAAIDHDRPVCFLAYTIKGWGTPIAGHKDNHGGLMNKTQMGEWQDYMGVAKGHEWDKFATISDPAAFEAELAKAPFFAKGPRRYTDEVIDVPTIQLATDREISTQMAFGKILDNLSKGDSQLAERIVTTSPDVTGTTNLGPWVNRRKLFARDHQEDTFKAENIPSTAKWEFTPDGQHIELGIAEMNLFLLLAAAGLSHSVFGKRLIPIGTVYDPFVSRGLDALNYACYQDARFMIVGTPSGVTLAYEGGAHQSIASPLIGMSQDGLAAFEPAFADELAVIMEWSFNHLQKDGESDPDERTWLRDETGGSVYLRLTTNPIEQPGRRVDDAFRQGAIDGAYWLREPGPNCEVIIAYQGAVAPEAIKAAGMISQGRRDVGVLAVTSADRLNAGWTAAQRARANGTKNAVSHIETLLQDLPRNCVLITVIDGHPATLSWLGGVWGHRTISHGVEHFGQTGTIADLYRHFRIDAEALVGSASELSKGRKIPHI; this is encoded by the coding sequence ATGTCTGAAAACCATCTAAAAACTATTGAGCAGCGCCTACTTTGGCTGTCCCACTGGATGATCCACAATGCTAACCACATTCGGCCCAAGGCGGATGGCATCAAAGTCGGTGGGCATCAGGCGTCATCCGCGTCGATGGTGTCGATTATGACGGCGCTGTATTTCCAGACGTTGCGACCAGAGGATCGCGTCGCCGTCAAGCCGCACGCTTCACCGGTTTTCCATGCGATTCAGTATCTGATGGGCAACCAGACGCGCGAGAAGATGGAGAACTTTCGGGGCTACGGTGGCGTACAAAGCTATCCATCGCGGACCAAGGACATTGACGATGTGGATTTTTCGACAGGCTCGGTTGGGCTTGGGGTTGCGGTGACGTCGTTTGCTTCAATTGTGCAGGATTACATTCAGGCCAAGTCATGGGGTGCTGACCAAAAAATGGGCCGGATGATCGCGCTTGTTGGGGATGCGGAACTGGACGAAGGCAATATCTACGAGGCCCTGCAAGAGGGCTGGAAAAACGGTCTGCGCAATTGCTGGTGGATTATCGACTATAACCGTCAATCGCTTGACGGCGTTGTCCGCGAGGGCTTGTTTAAGCGTGTTGAGCAGATTTTCGATGCCTTCGGGTGGGATGTCGTGCGGGTCAAATACGGCCACCTTCAACGCGCAGCGTTTGATGAATCGGGCGGTGACAAACTACGCCAGTGGATCGATAATTGTCCGAACCAATTGTATTCCGCGTTGACGTTTATGGGGGGGGCCGTTTGGCGCGAACGCCTGATGGATGCGCTTGGGGATCAGGGCGATGTCTCGGCGTTGATTGAAAGGCGCAGCGATGCAGAGCTTGCCGAGTTGATGGAGAACCTTGGCGGCAACTGCGTGCAAACGATGGCTGACACGTTTGCTGCGATCGATCACGACCGCCCCGTTTGCTTCTTGGCCTATACGATCAAAGGTTGGGGTACGCCGATTGCAGGCCACAAAGACAACCACGGCGGGTTGATGAACAAGACCCAGATGGGTGAGTGGCAAGATTATATGGGCGTAGCGAAGGGCCATGAATGGGACAAATTTGCGACCATTTCTGACCCTGCCGCGTTCGAGGCCGAGCTGGCAAAGGCGCCGTTTTTCGCTAAGGGCCCGCGGCGATATACCGACGAAGTTATTGATGTACCGACCATCCAGTTGGCCACTGATCGCGAAATCTCGACGCAGATGGCGTTTGGTAAAATCCTCGACAATCTGTCCAAAGGCGACAGCCAGCTTGCCGAACGCATCGTAACCACTTCGCCTGACGTGACAGGCACAACCAACCTTGGCCCGTGGGTGAACCGCCGCAAACTGTTCGCGCGCGATCACCAGGAGGACACGTTCAAGGCCGAAAACATCCCATCCACTGCGAAATGGGAGTTCACACCAGACGGCCAGCACATCGAACTGGGCATCGCAGAGATGAACTTGTTCCTGCTTCTGGCCGCCGCTGGCCTGTCACATTCGGTGTTCGGTAAACGTCTGATCCCCATCGGCACCGTCTATGATCCATTCGTGTCGCGTGGATTGGATGCGTTGAATTACGCCTGCTATCAAGACGCCCGCTTTATGATCGTCGGCACACCGTCGGGCGTAACGTTGGCATATGAAGGCGGTGCGCACCAATCCATCGCTTCCCCGCTGATTGGCATGTCACAGGACGGGCTCGCCGCGTTCGAACCCGCCTTTGCAGACGAGTTGGCCGTCATCATGGAATGGTCGTTCAACCACCTGCAAAAAGACGGTGAAAGCGATCCAGACGAGCGTACTTGGCTGCGCGATGAAACCGGCGGATCTGTCTATTTGCGTCTCACGACCAACCCGATCGAGCAACCCGGAAGACGCGTCGACGACGCCTTCCGCCAGGGCGCAATAGACGGAGCATACTGGCTACGCGAACCGGGACCAAACTGTGAGGTTATAATCGCATACCAAGGCGCTGTGGCTCCTGAAGCAATCAAAGCAGCAGGCATGATCAGCCAAGGTCGACGCGATGTCGGTGTCCTCGCCGTGACCTCGGCTGATCGTTTGAACGCAGGCTGGACAGCGGCGCAGAGGGCGCGTGCGAATGGCACCAAAAACGCCGTTTCTCACATCGAGACCCTACTGCAAGACTTGCCACGCAACTGCGTTCTGATCACCGTTATCGACGGGCATCCCGCCACGCTGTCATGGCTTGGTGGTGTTTGGGGGCATCGGACAATCTCGCATGGTGTCGAACACTTCGGACAAACTGGAACCATTGCTGACCTATACCGCCACTTCCGCATTGATGCCGAAGCGCTGGTCGGTTCAGCAAGCGAGTTGTCCAAAGGGCGCAAGATTCCGCACATCTAA
- a CDS encoding acetyl-CoA acetyltransferase encodes MTDPYIVGWAHTAFGRSDAPDTEALMAEVTGPALDHAGVAVEDVDGIFVGVFNNGFSDQDFQGALVGMGNDALSRVPATRYENACATGSAALNGAMDFIASGRGKIALVVGAEKMTATPGVEVGDILLGASYRREESGVRGGFAGLFGQIAGSYFQRYGDRSEELAMIAAKNHHNGMQNPFAHMQRDFDVDFCNTVSEKNPLVAGPLRRTDCSLVSDGAAALVLAAPEVAADLHRAIRFRARTHTNEPLALSRRDITRFDGARRAWDQAYAAAGVTIDDLSLVETHDCFTVAELLEYEAMGLAEPGQGGRAIREGWTTKDGRLPVNPSGGLKSKGHPVGATGVSMHVMAAMQLMGEAGGMQIPDARLVGVFNMGGAAVASYASILERVA; translated from the coding sequence ATGACAGACCCCTACATTGTGGGCTGGGCCCACACCGCATTTGGCCGCAGCGACGCGCCGGACACGGAGGCGCTCATGGCCGAGGTCACAGGCCCTGCGCTGGACCATGCGGGTGTCGCGGTGGAGGACGTCGATGGCATCTTTGTCGGTGTCTTCAACAACGGCTTTTCGGATCAGGATTTTCAGGGTGCGCTGGTGGGCATGGGCAACGACGCTTTGTCCCGTGTGCCGGCGACCCGTTATGAAAATGCCTGCGCCACCGGGTCCGCTGCGCTGAACGGGGCGATGGATTTCATCGCCAGCGGGCGGGGCAAGATCGCGCTTGTCGTGGGGGCTGAGAAGATGACCGCCACGCCGGGGGTGGAGGTCGGTGACATCCTGCTCGGCGCCTCTTACCGGCGCGAGGAATCCGGCGTGCGCGGCGGGTTTGCCGGACTGTTCGGACAGATCGCGGGTAGTTATTTCCAGCGCTACGGCGACCGGTCTGAAGAACTGGCGATGATCGCTGCCAAAAACCACCACAATGGGATGCAGAACCCTTTCGCTCACATGCAGCGCGATTTCGACGTGGACTTCTGCAACACTGTGTCCGAAAAAAATCCCCTTGTCGCCGGCCCCCTGCGGCGCACGGATTGTTCGTTGGTGTCCGACGGGGCGGCCGCACTGGTGCTGGCGGCACCCGAGGTCGCGGCGGACCTGCATCGCGCGATCCGCTTCCGAGCGCGGACCCATACCAACGAACCGCTGGCCCTTTCGCGCCGCGATATTACCCGCTTCGACGGCGCACGGCGGGCGTGGGATCAGGCCTATGCCGCCGCCGGCGTGACCATCGACGACCTAAGCCTCGTGGAAACCCACGACTGCTTCACGGTCGCCGAACTGCTGGAATACGAGGCGATGGGGCTGGCGGAGCCGGGGCAGGGCGGTCGGGCGATCCGCGAAGGATGGACAACCAAGGACGGGCGGTTGCCGGTGAACCCTTCGGGCGGGTTGAAGTCCAAGGGGCATCCCGTCGGGGCGACCGGCGTGTCGATGCACGTGATGGCCGCGATGCAGCTGATGGGCGAGGCGGGGGGAATGCAGATCCCCGATGCGCGGCTGGTCGGCGTGTTCAACATGGGCGGAGCGGCGGTTGCCTCCTATGCCTCGATCCTCGAAAGGGTCGCGTGA
- the tnpA gene encoding IS200/IS605 family transposase yields the protein MIYSTGSHTKFYHRFHVVWTTKYRYKVMRGEMRERIREIIIQTCQELGVHIEKGVLSTDHVHMFISVPPQIALSKVMMRIKGRSSYKIQREFPELRKRYWGQRFWARGFFSTTSGNVTDAVILQYLELHSKREPTGVSR from the coding sequence AGCCATACCAAATTTTATCACCGGTTTCACGTCGTCTGGACAACAAAATACCGATACAAAGTTATGCGCGGTGAGATGCGTGAGCGTATCCGTGAAATCATTATCCAAACATGCCAAGAACTTGGCGTGCATATTGAGAAGGGCGTATTGTCGACCGATCACGTCCACATGTTCATATCGGTCCCGCCTCAGATAGCATTGTCAAAGGTGATGATGCGGATCAAGGGACGCTCGTCTTATAAGATACAGCGCGAGTTTCCCGAACTGCGCAAACGGTACTGGGGCCAGCGGTTTTGGGCTCGCGGATTTTTCTCAACAACCAGCGGCAATGTCACTGACGCTGTCATACTTCAGTATCTTGAATTACATTCAAAAAGGGAACCTACCGGCGTCAGCCGGTAG
- a CDS encoding type II toxin-antitoxin system HipA family toxin: protein MADVSVLNVELYGENIGTLTRVAGDRSLFAFNEEYIENPDRSTLGLFFKDEFGELRTEFKPVQKQVMPFFSNVLPEGHLRKYLAEQAGVNAEREFFLLWALGRDLPGAITIKPADGEIWPPEAAHVDGEDAPKSKDNMLRFSLAGVQLKFSAIEGASGGLTIPASGIGGDWIVKLPSREYMGVPENEFSMMRLAKMLGMDVPRIDLVDIDSIANLPDGTDRFGTKAFVIERFDRHPSGERVHIEDFAQVFGVYGEDKYKKASMRNIAAVIAAEGSDEDIREFIRRLTFSTLIGNGDMHLKNWSLIYPDRRSAALSPAYDFVSTVPYIKGDSFALNYSRVRDFAAFDEDEISHLAAKAALPKKMVLDVARETASDFASLWKREKDASPMLDDVRSAIDALLPTLPLMNEHK, encoded by the coding sequence ATGGCTGATGTATCTGTGCTAAATGTTGAGCTTTATGGTGAAAACATCGGAACGCTGACACGCGTCGCGGGGGATCGCAGTCTGTTCGCGTTCAACGAAGAGTATATCGAAAACCCTGACCGCTCGACACTCGGTCTGTTTTTCAAGGATGAGTTTGGCGAGTTGCGCACCGAATTTAAGCCTGTCCAAAAACAGGTCATGCCGTTTTTTTCAAACGTCTTGCCTGAGGGTCACTTGCGCAAGTACCTCGCAGAGCAAGCAGGGGTTAATGCCGAGCGCGAATTCTTTTTGCTTTGGGCGTTAGGGCGCGACCTTCCTGGCGCGATAACAATCAAACCGGCGGACGGCGAAATCTGGCCACCAGAGGCCGCGCATGTGGATGGCGAAGACGCGCCAAAATCAAAAGACAACATGCTTCGGTTCTCTCTCGCCGGTGTTCAATTGAAATTCTCAGCCATTGAGGGCGCAAGCGGCGGGCTGACTATTCCCGCGTCGGGCATTGGCGGTGATTGGATCGTCAAACTGCCATCACGGGAATACATGGGTGTCCCTGAAAACGAATTTTCAATGATGCGGCTGGCCAAAATGCTCGGCATGGACGTGCCTCGCATTGATCTGGTCGATATCGACAGTATCGCAAATCTGCCTGACGGCACTGATCGCTTTGGAACCAAGGCCTTCGTGATCGAACGCTTTGACCGGCACCCCAGCGGAGAGCGCGTGCATATAGAAGACTTCGCTCAAGTCTTTGGCGTCTATGGCGAAGATAAATATAAGAAGGCGAGCATGCGAAATATTGCTGCTGTCATCGCGGCGGAAGGATCGGATGAAGACATCCGTGAGTTCATACGTCGCCTGACGTTCAGCACGTTGATTGGCAACGGGGACATGCATCTTAAGAACTGGTCGCTGATCTACCCTGATCGACGCAGCGCCGCCCTTTCGCCAGCCTATGATTTTGTATCAACAGTCCCTTACATTAAAGGTGACAGCTTCGCCCTTAACTACAGTCGTGTTCGAGATTTTGCTGCCTTTGATGAAGATGAAATCTCCCATCTTGCTGCGAAAGCAGCGTTACCCAAAAAAATGGTTCTTGATGTCGCGCGAGAAACCGCCAGCGACTTTGCATCGCTCTGGAAGCGTGAAAAAGATGCCTCGCCGATGCTCGACGACGTTAGGTCGGCGATTGATGCACTGCTGCCAACCCTCCCTCTGATGAACGAACACAAGTAG
- a CDS encoding helix-turn-helix domain-containing protein, with protein sequence MSYANENIAASLKSARENKGLSQRELSARSGVPQSHISKIESNAVDLRLSSLASLAHALDLELTMIPRKSAPAVRSIVRSTGSHKPHSNNDALRELARAQRALDTLPKALHESSAVQTLQRQFQEMNNFRNILQETEAIKNMRSALEAVENSGGLKGLEKIAKDAQRLRNMLAHSLPSHMIDEPTSRPAYSLDEDDSDG encoded by the coding sequence ATGAGTTATGCTAACGAAAACATCGCCGCTTCCCTGAAGTCAGCGCGCGAAAATAAGGGGTTAAGCCAAAGAGAGCTTAGCGCTCGCTCAGGCGTACCGCAATCGCATATCTCAAAGATTGAGAGCAACGCAGTTGACCTGCGGCTCTCAAGTCTTGCGTCACTTGCCCATGCACTTGACCTTGAACTGACGATGATACCACGAAAATCGGCACCGGCAGTCAGATCGATTGTGCGCAGTACAGGCAGTCACAAGCCGCATAGTAACAATGATGCACTGCGCGAGCTTGCGCGCGCGCAACGTGCTCTTGATACATTGCCCAAGGCTTTGCATGAGAGCTCGGCGGTGCAGACGCTGCAAAGACAGTTTCAAGAAATGAACAACTTCCGCAACATCTTGCAGGAAACTGAAGCAATCAAAAATATGCGAAGCGCACTTGAAGCTGTCGAGAATTCTGGAGGGCTCAAGGGCCTCGAAAAAATCGCCAAAGATGCTCAACGTCTCCGCAACATGTTGGCGCATAGTCTACCATCACACATGATCGATGAGCCGACCAGTAGACCGGCCTACAGTCTAGACGAGGATGACAGTGATGGCTGA
- a CDS encoding TRAP transporter small permease produces the protein MRFVLREFEKIVCAALFLGMTLLGFINVVVRYATHYSFAASEEVLTNGFLLLTVFGAAIAARRGQHLAVTLVHDALPKRLAQAVFILSVILSVLLLAASAWFSWATLMNQIDSGIRSYALGLPAWWYQVGLPFGFALIMIRHLQYVAETWHTPRAEPKGTPRV, from the coding sequence ATGCGCTTCGTGCTGAGAGAATTCGAGAAGATCGTCTGCGCCGCACTGTTCCTCGGCATGACGCTGCTGGGTTTCATCAACGTCGTGGTGCGCTATGCCACGCACTACTCCTTTGCCGCCTCCGAAGAAGTGCTGACAAACGGCTTTCTGCTGTTGACCGTCTTTGGTGCCGCTATCGCGGCACGACGTGGACAACATCTGGCCGTTACGCTGGTGCACGATGCGCTGCCGAAGCGGCTGGCACAGGCAGTCTTCATCCTATCGGTAATCCTGTCAGTCCTGCTGCTGGCCGCCTCCGCCTGGTTTTCCTGGGCCACGCTGATGAACCAGATCGACAGCGGCATCCGCAGCTATGCCCTCGGCCTACCGGCGTGGTGGTATCAGGTCGGGCTGCCCTTCGGCTTTGCCTTGATCATGATCCGCCATCTGCAGTACGTGGCCGAGACGTGGCACACCCCCCGCGCCGAACCGAAGGGGACGCCACGTGTCTGA